TTTACAAGTACAATAATATGTCTATAACAAATATAACGCAAGTCGCCGCAAGGTTTCCTTGAACTTTGGCCCGGCAGACGGTAAATTTATATCATGATTTGGGATTGGATTAAAAATTTGCCACTATGAATTTATTGcgacgtattttttatttaatttttctttattttcgttattttcgcGACTCCGTTTGTTGCATTGATTTTCCGGACTGAAAAATCTTCATTATACTTGGTTGAAAACATCTTTTTTTAAGCCTAGAAGTTTAAACTATCGGCTATTACTTACAAATTCTTCTCAAAGAAAATTCTTCCACGTCTAATTTCTCTCGACGAAAGACTTCgatgtgtaaatattttatgtcATTCAGAAACCTCGTATGCACGTGTAATTAAAATCCAAAATAATTTCCAATGTATTCGAAGAAAATATTCCctgttgaatgaaaatttcatggatttttttttttcaaaccatttcACACTTCTGAACGATGAGCTTCCCGAATCTCTTGAAATTCTTGCGACAACTTTACGATGTTATactgattattttcaataatatcgTCACCGTTCTCTAAATTAATCTGTAGattataattaacaaaattattcatctgACGTTGTTCAATTATtggtacattatacatatatttacatgtCCTTTTTTCAAGAGCAAGTAAATAGTAAACCTAACGTGAACTGAAAGTAGTGCATGTTTGTTGAGTAATCATAGATAGGCGTTTTGTTTGGAAACAAGTGTGAAATGTAACATAGAGCATGCTCAATAGGTACAAAGcgtttaaatattattattacacgctGTAAAACTGATGACTTATCACATATTTGACTGCTTGTATTGAAATAACAAGCACTGTAagtaaaagtaattttctAATTAGAACGAAAGCACAAAGGTGCAATtgcttattattattgttattattattattattgttattgttgttgttattattgttctCTTATTTGCCGGTTAAGAGATTATATTACAAATAGTTGCATATCAGTGTAAATACGAACGTGTGTGATGTTATCACACACAATGACTTTATTATCCAATTATTAACCAATTCTGCGCaattatgtatttatattaccGTTTATAATCACAATTCCTTGTTTTTGAGGTTGACGTTTTATGACTGTAATACTGAAAgtatttattgtaaatgaaattttgtaaataatgtacaaaatttaCGACTCTAgtatcttaaaaaaaaatgtactgTGAATTTGTTGTACATGCTTCTGTATGTTGTAACGGTAAAATGAACGTCGTTCATTAATATCTTCATCTAATATTTTGACGTGGTACCTTTTTTCTTAGTCATAATATTTCAATACCGTAACAAGTTGTGTGAATATTATTGATATGCTTTTGACGCTCAGTTTATTGCttaatttatgcaaaaaattaGTTTATATCAAGCTGTTAAAATTATGCTAATCTTTTATAAAACCATGTTGATTCGTTCGTATAACTGCATTCAATTACAAATCAGCATTTCTTATCTTAAAAAGTGCGATAACGTTGCTATGCTGTGAAATgaagttgaaacaaattgcAATCTGGTGCACACATGTTCATTTCCGTTATtgcattttttcttcgaatatttcaaattcaatctGTGGTCAAAATTTCAGAAGAAATAATGCAATGCAATCGTTGAAActaaatagcaaaaaaaaaaaaaaatagtcaagaTACTCATCAAACGATCCCATGTAGCATctaatgtttgaaaaattgctgcAAAAGCATTTCAGTCGAGACAAACTAAATGCgttagaaataattcaatgtcCGTAAGAACGATTGAGTTGAAATATTGTATCAATATTTCAGTTACACtttaaatgaaatatcatCTTTTCTGGAAACTCCAGAATTGTGATTGACAGAAGTTCCGTAATCAGATGCTCGACTGATTAGAGctcgatgaattatttcattgaCTTTGTAATAGTGCTACTACACTGATTCGCTTGAAGCAAatcctaaaaaaaatttatatgttTAATAGCAATTTATTTACCGTTATTGAACCGAATTACCATTATGCAAGGGAACGATGCCCTCCTGAAGTTAAATGTGCAGCATAAACAAAGTCTTGTTACGTTACTCGTAATCACGTAAAGTCACTTGAAGTCACGTATAGTTGTGAAGTCACGTGAAATCACTTAAAGTCACATATAATCACTTAGAGTCACGTAAAGTCACATGAAGTCACTCAGAGATACGTAAAATGACTCCGAGTCACGTAAAGTCACTTGAAGTCATGTAGTCACTTGGAAAGACGTAAAGTCACTTAGAGTCACGTAAAGTCACTCCCAAGTCATGGAGTTACTTGGAATGATGTAAAGTCACTTAGAGTCACGTAAAGTCACTCCCAAGTCATGGAGTTACTTGGAATCACGTGACGTCGGGTGAATTTGTGTGTAGTTATGTGACCTAACCTGAAATCATGTAAACTTGTAGGTTGAAGACATGAAACTTTTTAAAGTTTAGAAGTCAGGTGTGCACCCAACTTCAGGAGTGATCACCCCTCGCCTTTACGTCACCCAAACTCGCTATATAGTTTTTGATCGAACCTGGTCATTTTTGTTTGGTTAAAATCGCACAGGGTTCATGTCGGATCTTAacgagaattattttttccagcCTACACTGAACAATGCCGAGGAGAGTCAAGCAAATTCAACGATGTACCAAAGTATGGATCGAAGTATGAACCGAAGCATGGACCGAAACATGGACCAAAGTATGGAACGTGGTCGATCTATGGTTGGTCCAATGAGGTCGCGTCCTGCGGAGAAGAGACATGACACCTCGCCCTACAGTGGTGTACCTTATTTGTTGTCCCCTCCCCCAGATACTTGGCGCAGAACCAATTCAGACTCTGCCCTTCATCAAAGTGTGAACGATTCCTGCCAGATGCCTTCCTCCATGCCTCACCGGCGAGGTAGCGATGCGTGTCggtttctatatttttttttcatttttaattcaattccTTTGCTGCGTATACGTGTACTATACTCTGTATAGTCAGTGTTGTACAAGATAATTACGAGGATCGTTATCTAGATGAAGATGAGATTATGCATGTAACTTCATCTATAGCAAATAACCGGATCGCGTGTCATGCAATTATATTTACGTATAAACCATAAGATTATCCCAATTATCTCATCTAGATAAtgaaaaagtgagaaaagaATTGTTgggtcaaaaaaatatttctttgtgGGTggcggacatttttttttcgcttagGCAACGAAAAATTTGGTCCGATCTACTGGacggtttaattttttcgaaacaacGAAAGATTTTGCGATATCAAGTATAATTTAATTCAAGCACTACATGTAATTTGGTAGGTGGTGAATTGTCTCAAAcgattctttttcattttcaccgtAGTAGATTATGAAGAACTTTGttgcctgaaattttttagcaaTGGTGTATCAACGCAAGAGTTTCTTTCAGAATGACTTTTTCATTGCATGATATATTTTCCCAAAATGAATTTACATTCTTGACTTTGAATGATATCGCCTATGTTTCAGTAAGCGGTTCGTCTTATCTTTATACCataaaaaagatgaagatgaaCAGCTGATTTATCAAGATAAAGATGAAAGATGAACTTAATACAATTATTTCTGTGATATAAAAGATGAGGCGAATTTATCTAACAACAAGATAATTATCTTAAATGGAATCATTTAGAAAACGTACAACACTGCAGCTGTAATCTGatgaagtttttctttttaaaataacCTTTGCTGAACTAAAATTCAAAGAAcaaagttcgattttatttatcataatATCATTTTGTCTTGTGTCCTTTTCTGTGCTACATGAATCCACAATATATTCACCAACGATAAAGCTCCTTTGCAATATTATCTGTAGATCCGCATATGGGAGACATGGGTTCCGAGCACAGAGAATCGCATCGTGGCTTCATGGAGAGGCCGAGATCTTCCTGTGAAATGCCCAGAGTACCTGGAATAAAGTACATATCTCTAATCGtgtatcaataattatttagaCACTGCGATCAATAGATTAATTCGGGCTacttcaattaattatttattttattaatcttTTAATAGAGTGAGTGAATTTTAAGAATTTATACCTCAACAAGCAATTAGTTATTTCGGTTGGGTCAATTGCATCTTTTTGTTTATCAGAATTAATTAATAGAAAAGATTGTTATCGATAATAACGTCAATCATTTCGCTCGGTGACATGTCTTGTAGTGCTCACGATATCTCAAACACAGCTCAACCGATTTCAAAGGCAACAATATTTTTGGGTAGTTAATCCTTCTTAAAACAATCCCACTTTTTCAAATCACTACATCATCGTTGTtagttaaataaacaaaagttgtgagttttttttatgaaaaatccaattttaaCTTGATATGGTCactaatttattgaaaaaaaaaaattcgaaccCTAGCAGCAAAGCCAAATTATCCAAGAAAACTATCTCTAAGTTTGAAGTAAATTAGTTGagccgtttttttttagataacATGGGCATTGCAAAAGTCTGATCGAGCGAAACGGTTGACTTTATTCTCAACAACAATACTTTGTATTAATTGAttcttagaaaaaaatatgtaaataaagcTTGATCCATCAATTGATTGCACAGCTCTAATATTTAccatataattattaatgtCACTAGGAGTTAGGTCACTGTTTTTGAAAACCTATAAAACCTGAAATAGTTAGGAGTTTCGGTTTACCTGGAAAAATCATGGAAAAGACATGTCGTTTTGTCGAATTACTGGAAAAatttaaagttgaaatttaaacTTTCCTATTGTTCCAACTATTACAAGTTTTAATGAAACACTTAGGAAAAACATCATGACTTTTCCATGATTTTTCGAACGAGTGAACTACCAAAActttaaaatatttgaaatataatttgtaatCCTAGATTAAATTTCCTTACTGATCATGTTAATTTTTATAGAGAAAACACATccgaaaaataacaattttgtatttggaaAACCTATCAAAGTCAAAGATTCTTGCCATCGAAATTAGTGGCCACCCCGGTTAGGGTTTGGGTTgaagataatatttttaattaaaatacaaTCGGAGTATAGAGGCTTCTGATTGTCAATATTAACGTACTCCTGTTTATTATTTCAGTATTTATCCAAGTTCTCAACCACCTGGGCAACAGATACCGATTGGTAATAACACCGGATCCTTACCTGATTTAAGCAACGTTCATTTTCCGCCACCGCTACAAGCCCCTCTTGATCAAGAGGATCATTCGAGTAGCACGCCATACAGTACCGTAAGTTGAACTTGttcatttttatgtttttgtcCTTAGTTGTAAAGTTCTCATCTACGATGACTGTCAGAAGACAAGAAACGCCACATCATATGTGCCAATAGTGGTATCGTAAGCTTCTGGATCAGTATTGTTATAATACTAATTGTAAATCGACTGTCTATAGATATGCTGCGGGGTGTTTAAAATGAAAGTAGGTGGTATTTTTCTGCTCTTGAAATCCTCAGACCTGTTTTGTTTCTAATTCTGAATGGAAACtgtcaaaaaacttttcgctAATTAAATTCTTTCCAGAGAATCATCCATCTACCTACCGCACATTGATTTAAAAAAGTGTGTTATCTTGGTCTCGCGAGACAAAATACAGTAACATTTTCGTTGTACTTCTTAGCATGGTTGTGTATTTGATGTCTGAGATTATAATTGATTCGAATCATTTGTTACTCTTTGTCGTTTTAGTTGTGAAAATGATCCTCATAACGGTAGTTAAAACGTTTTATTAgtaatcaaactttgaaataaGCTTTTGCATGATTATTCAAGAATTGTTTCCCTTACTTTGttaattctaaattttaatgtTATTGTACAGCcgttgttatattttttacttttattacaatatattaaTACAGAACAGGCACGAAGTACTCACTTATGCACAATGTTAATTGAATGTAATGAAAATGTTcatatacgtaaaaaaaaaaagaaacatcatTATAATATGAGTAGTTAATTTATGACGTACAACTGAAAATGTAAGGGAGATACGCTTTAAATGATCCTGCCAAATGTTTGTTTCAAGGTTTTGTTTTCACGAAAATGTCTTTGTGAATGAACTTGACAAAAGTGAGGTGGCAGTGCGTATTTTCTGTTGCATCATCCATTTTAAGGAAATCGAAAAGGTTCTCTCGCACAATTTCAGCTCTAGATATTCTGGCGTCAGCTATTGTTTCCGCCTGTATGAGTGACCAAACTAACACTCTATAATTACAGTTGGTTCCATTGGTTAATGTGGTTTCACGACTTTCATGCTGGAAGATGAACGATCGACACTGTCGAGCTTTAAGTGATATTTAACCACATGTTTTTGATCTGATTCTAATGTTTTGGCTCATTTTGACAAACATTCAAGAAATCTTAGGCTGTAGTTTCAATCTAATAATCCAACAAGTAGAAAAGCTCATGATGTTGAGTTAGTAACTTTAACttaacgaaaaattgaatgaaaaatcacaATCTTTCAGCTTTGGAATGATTTTGAAATAGTCGAGTATTAGAAATTTGAGTGTGTCAACGTTGTAGTaagattttctaaattttggTCAGTCTTAAAGTTGTGAATCAATGTGTTTTCCTAAAATTTAATCTTCACATTAACGTTATAAACTTCAGTCTCATGAAAGCAGCCTATGCTTGTCCATATAATGCGCTTTTTACTtcttatcttattgttaatgAAATGGATCTCGAGCTAAAATTTTAAGAGCGTCAATTGCAGACTAACACAACATGCTTAGTTctaaaaagtgaaataaaaagtaaaagaaaacacTATCTATTATTGGCAATAttcaatcatattttttcaaagtacgATGATAGTATTGTTGACAGTTTGTTTACTTTAATTCAATTAACAATGCATTTCTTATGCAAGTTTTAtcaatcaaatttcataaaattgcTGTTGCTTCTTATCGCAAATCTATTTTATACATCTTTTGTGTAAGTCGAAATCGCCTCCACAGTCTAAAATTTATTGTGCATGGATTTCAGAGTCCTCAAACGAGCAGTCCTACGACTTTATCGCCAACCAGCTTACAACAAGCTCGAAGGCTATCTTTTTCACAAGATCATAGTCCGGCACATGCCCAAGTAAATATATTCAAGACATCTTAGAATGATAATATAGTTATTGTGCCTCATTTTTACtgtattttcttattttaaatATGTCTTGGTACTTATTTTTCTACTGCGTTTATgtagtttttcttcttcaacaTTTCAATTCGTCTAGTAACGAATCGAGCATTATTATTTGTGCAATAGATTAGTTGAAACAATTCCTTTTTCGTCACTTCTAATCTATTTCTGGCAGAAACTTCACTTTGGGTATGTATGTTGAATTACACCATTTTTACTCGACTATTACGTCCGACAACTAAACGTCCGTCATGTATATTCCATTCCAAATCAATATAGCGCTACGTCATATATTTCCTAGCTGCACAGCTTTTCATGCAGTCTAATCAAAGCTTTTCCTCTTCGCTCAGTTCAGGCTTACGATCAGCTTAAACGGTTTTCTTTCTCTGTGTGGTACTAGAAAATTCATCTTGACATCGTACAGACATATCTCTTTTAATGGGTTCTTGCGACCTTGTGAAATTCGTTGCAACATTGTTGAATACTCATTACTAGTTGGATCGACAATTTTACCTTCTGCTGTGAAATTTAAGTTTGGAAAGCAATAAGATTCAACTATAGTCCTTGGAGGCATATGTGCAATATGTGTAAACGTTGGGGTCAATTGTAGCGATTTTATCACGAGATAGTCATAGtcttatatttattatttatcaaattactATATTGGTAAGCTACAACGATCTTTTTTgaatgtacaaaaataataaatactgCTTTTATATGTAAAGGCTTCAATGTTGATGCttattttcaaatcgcttCCAAATGGTTCAAAATCTGGTAGATCCGATCGTCACTGCAATGTTATAAAATGACTTAGTGAACGATGCCAACGTGACTAAAAAAACCGAATTTGTAGAAAACAATCTTCTGCATAAAATGAACAATCGTACAGTGAAATGGATGAAACCTACTGGGTGTTTGAGCATTATGAAGTGATTTCAGATGAAGTATCCATATTTAGGATCACATTCGGCTCGTGCCGTCATATCACACTCGTTGAAAATGGCCTACCTTCCACCCTTGTAACACAATGTACTATTATGCGATAAGTGTGGAAAGTAGATAATTTCTCAACGAAttattaagaaatattttattcaggTTTCAACACATACTCTAATTTTCACGTATATTTGTCCGTTTCAataatcgttttttcttctgcatgaaaaatattgtatttctgaaatttcatagcatttatttttcagtagCTGTATTTAGTTGTGCTTATTTTAAtttacgttttattttattttttgcctcTGTTGTAGTGgtttctcgttttttgttattttccaGAACCATTTATCAGTGCCTGTTAACTCTAGGTTTCTCCATACGTGCAAGGTCAGTAGCTGTTCTTTTctatatatttgtaaattttttttaaaacagtctTTTTTACTAACATCTTTGCCTCAATCATTTCGCACTCACCCTTCTccaatataaatgaaaatatacataatgTGAATAATGTGAATAATGGGTGGAGTGAATCCAAAATATAAATGGCGAGGGCTGCTTCACTTAATATTCGCAGTAcgttacatatttttgttaGGTCTGGACAGGTAGGTGTGTTTTCTTCACTCCACATTTCATACAATTGTAACATTATTTTGTATGTACAATTTCGATAGTTAAagaaatatgtgtataaattagTATTAGCCTAAACAACCAATAtacatgaattattattagtttTGTACATGAGTTGTTATAgcttatcattttcttttagaTATTCTTGTTCGGCATTGCATGTAGAATTGCGCTATGTGCAGCATTTTCATGTTAGTGATGTGTAGACTCATACTAGATGAAATAACTGATGctttactcggtcggtaaagataGATTAGAGCATCCTCTTAAAGCTAGAATTAGGTATCTTCTCTCCTTTAGTTCATTTTGTATCTGAAGTAGCTAAAATACTGGAAAAGTTAGATATCTCTTTCCCaaccataaattttatttatctcgTTTTGTGACAAGACTAATTCAAATGTGTTCAAAGCAGGGTGTTGCACTGGACAACAGCACAAGTACTTCACAACAAGATCTTCACTCTTATACGCAACCACCACCGCCTGCTCACAGCCCTCAACACTTTATTTACCAACAGCCGCATAGTCCGGTGCAACCACAAAGTCCGGTAAGTATTTACAAATGTAATTCAAGATAGTTTAACAAGCAAGATTGTTTAATTTGATCTTGCGCATCATGCGATTATCgtattctttttaaattattttcttacagAAGTCGTCGCAGTCACATCAACCAGTGAATTCTTTGGGGTCATACCGAACTCCTCAAACTGTGAGTAGGCCGTCACCTCAGTCGTCGCCAAGTCTCACCGTTCGGGTCAGTATTGAAATTACTAGATTGAAAAAACACTAATGGGTGGTTCAAATTACGTACAGGTGAAATCTCTGGATTTTCAATCTTCTTACGCTCAAGGGTAATGTGAATTACTGCAGACCTTTCCCCCAACACTCTGAATATCcctattttttgtttttataacaTCCcaaggaaattgaaaaaattcataaatgaATGGAATCTATCATATTAAACTTTGGAATCAAAGAAATGactgaattttgaaacataatattcatttcaagATTGCAACAAGAGTAGATAACTGCAAAGAGTCCGGCATAGAATGATCAATGaaagtaataaattttgtagtcactagatattttttatacgaaacTTAGCAACTGCGCATTCGCGAGCTTTGTCCTCTTTTTACATAGACTGGCCATCTTAAGCTTCACCTGTCAAATAATCATGTACGTTGCCATAAGTTTGACTGTAACCATAAACGTAGGATGTTGGGGAATAGGCTTGGCATACAATTGCCTACAATAGCGAGGCGGTTGTTATAGATTATTTGAAAGTtggaatatttcaattttaacgatAGTATTGACAAAAGTGACTAGAGTATCCATGCCAGTTTGTGGAGTGACTCCACGTCACAGTTATTATTTGACTTATTGGTGGTAAAAACTTTGATCTGCAATGAATTCTGAACTAGAGagattcaattttgatttcatgAGCGCTGTTGGAAAACAATGCCAATAGGGAACCTGCATGCATCTGAAATCTCTATATTCCTCTATTGGACTCTAAAgtaggatgaaaaataatgaatttcccaagacagtttcttttttcgagcAACATTAACgctgcaataattttttcttttacactaATTTTTCTTGGTAAATTTGAACCGGCAACCATTTTGCTGGACCCCTCTATCAGTGCCGCCAGGTGACACGGTCGGGCACTATGATCGGCTGTAAACACCGTCTGGTTCGAGCAAGCCGGAATCCTAACCtgcaatattaatatttgaagCTCTGAAGCATAGTTGGCGTTgtcaaaattgtatttatcTCAGTAAATAACTTTTAGTTtggttaaaataaaaagacaaTAATGGATCCACCAGCTCCGCAACCAAATTTAGATTGGTACATGTATTGTTTTGTACCATCTTGTAAAAATACAACAAGTTCAACTCCAGAAAAGATATTTATCCGAGTGCTAAATAATGTATTAAAACGAAAGGCTTGGTGCGATGCAAACTACATTTACATGGTGTATAACAAAGTTAGGATTCCGGCTTGCTCGAAGCAGACAGTGTTTAAAGCCGATCACAGTTCCCAAACGTGACACCTGGCACCGCTGATAGAGGGGTCCAGCAAAATGGCTGCCGATTCAAATTTGCCGAGAAAATTTAGaggacaaaaaattattttctggcGTTAATATGGCTCGTAAAACAAAACTGTCTTGgggaattcattatttttcattctactttcgaataaaattaaaattaaaaaacatgcAACTTCCCTATTATATGACCAAAGTCTATCGGGATGGTATTCAACTACGGATCAATCGTAGATGGACTCTAAAGTAAAGTGACACAGTTACGATTATGGTAAAGTTTACGGTAATGTACATGATTAAGGACTTCATTGTAGATGAGCCTTATATGAAGTGATTTGGAAAGAGTCTGTAAACTTTTAGTGTAAAGTGGTTGATGATTGACGTCTACTACGAGTCATCGTAACAACATTATGTGAATTTGCCACTTACTCGATGATTCAATGGCTGCACTCGGTTTCCTAAGACTTTGCTTCTGCTACTtgcaggaaatttttttttttatacatatgtcGATCACTGTATGAAAGAGCACAATCACTAAGTATTGTTAGGAAAATGGGCTAAGACGGTTTTCATAATTGAAGTTCAGTTCCAATACAAGATTCACGAACTCCCCACTTTATTCAGTTTTTAGTTGACTCGTAATTCATGGAAAATCTGCAAGTACATTGacataaaaaacattttttgtgcTGTAACACTTTACTCAGAACTGTGACACTTGACATATTTGCTTTGTTCCCCTATTCTCCATTCCGTtaggcaataaaatatattttatttttacagagCCCGTTAAGTTATAGTAACAATCCATCAGCACCACCCAGCCCGACAGGACACTTGGGTCAACCGAACTTTCCCACAAACAGTATAGATCAAAATACTTATTTGCCTGATCAAACGCAGGCAGCGGCACTTCAACAGCATTTCGAGCATTTCACCATGGTAAGTAAATCAATGTTTCCTCAATCAAATTATGATCTCGAAATTTCATACCTTTTACAGTCATTTTACACTGAATCTATTGAGTATGTTCGTCATTTCCTTTATTATAATTACGTgattgataagaaaaaattttactgcaaAATTGTACTCGTTATCTTCATAAATAATACCACAGAGCTAGTCGATGACgtatgttttcatttttaataataaattgacgaaaaatgaGTGCTTTTTTGCAGTTTCGAAACAAACATTACAGCTAgcaatgtaaatttttatgaatagtTTGTTTGACGTAATTAACACTTTAGAGACTGGATTATGaaattgtgaatggaaaaatatgttttgtttgaaataaaattgaattactcCCTAGAATGCAAATCTACcttagattaaaaaaaagattctgaAGATGCCGTTGCTATATTTACTTTCACAGTCTTCCTACGAACGAAATTAGAGTCCTAACTGTACGGGTCGGAAATCTAGGGTTATTTCAGGGGAACACACCAGTTGAAAGCCCTGTTTTGTTATGTGTTATTacaaagattttcaaataGAGTTTGAAGTTTATGGGCGACCTTGTCTCTAAAGAGTTAAAAATGTAACCCTTATAGTACCTTCATTAGTTCACTTTTAATCATGCTATACTTTTGATTTTGTGCATATCAAGGGAGTGGTAAGTATGACACAGAAAATCACTACCCAAACTAAATGATATAAATGAATTAAGCAGACGTAGATTTTGCTACTGAAgagaatatttattgttcCCAGGAGACTAATACAAAGATATTTCGACTATGCGTTCGGAACTTTTCCGAATTTGAGCATAAATTCCAATCTTGAATACGTGTCTGAAATTTACCGTTAGAATTTAATTAGGCACATCTTATTGTTGCCTGTACCAACATCTTCAGCAATGAATTATTGCGATGCAAATTATTATGCATATGTCAATGCACaagtacattatatatgaaCAATGTACGTACTTTCGCCGGGAAGAGAATATAAACCAAAAGAAACAGATTCAATGTGGAGGGAATATTTGTACAAATAGTTGATCTGTTTGTAATCAAAAACTATTTCTCTATCAGTGTAGGCGTGCAAATTACTTAGATCTGATGTGTTACATTTATCACTCGTCATACATGTTAAATGAGTCATACTTCAATGATCAGTATTAATCATTTTATTCTAAGCAAATGTATGTGGAAGGAATAtggaaattcttttttctccagTTGAATCGAGATGTGACGACTTCGTAAACTTATATTCATACTGTTTTGGAAGCAGATTTCTTGCGTTACGTTCATACAGAGTTTACGGAGTTAATTTGGCTCTTTGGTCATTTAGCGCTTTGAAGATGAATCGGTCAAATCATCCGAATCAAAAGTGAAAACGCAAAAGAAGCCGTTCAGAGAATATTCGACCGTGTTCCTTGGACCTATGATAACGGACAAGAGTAAAATAATATCTTTactatataataaaaatgaatctgaGCAAATTCGAAGAACACGATctaaaatatcaaatatacaaGCAAAGGTTTTGCCGTTAGAACCTTTAGAATGTTTGGATTCCGGtgtttttaatcaaattctAATGGTTGggctttttttattcaccgtaGAGCGAGTCGAAGAGATTTTCAGAGACCTCCagagtgaataaaaatagatttgtGTCAGTATGGTGCGACAGATGTTTGTCAACAATCACAGTTGCGTGTTTTAACTATAAAATAATGCAAGATTTATTGATTGTCTTCCGGACAATTTGTGGCAACTAGTCAGCGAATAAAATTAGCGAAAAAGtagaattgaattaaaaacaCCAAAgcttaataattaaaaaaattcgaat
This region of Neodiprion virginianus isolate iyNeoVirg1 chromosome 7, iyNeoVirg1.1, whole genome shotgun sequence genomic DNA includes:
- the LOC124308618 gene encoding CREB-regulated transcription coactivator 1-like isoform X2, which codes for MANPRKFSEKIALLNQKQAEETAAFEAIMREVSDVTSRVAGVASASNSVVASPTGCGAPGEVTPSVKSAGASPPLQSSGKHLRINIGNQFKAGGSLPNVNNNRNNNRSRGVEASNNKNGNGHGNGNNIANNNNDDSDNNKDDDDNDDDNNDRDNVDEDEDHLQPQNPTDSTGKETADIFPAGLYSVDLIKPTLNNAEESQANSTMYQSMDRSMNRSMDRNMDQSMERGRSMVGPMRSRPAEKRHDTSPYSGVPYLLSPPPDTWRRTNSDSALHQSVNDSCQMPSSMPHRRDPHMGDMGSEHRESHRGFMERPRSSCEMPRVPGINIYPSSQPPGQQIPIGNNTGSLPDLSNVHFPPPLQAPLDQEDHSSSTPYSTSPQTSSPTTLSPTSLQQARRLSFSQDHSPAHAQNHLSVPVNSRFLHTCKQGVALDNSTSTSQQDLHSYTQPPPPAHSPQHFIYQQPHSPVQPQSPKSSQSHQPVNSLGSYRTPQTVSRPSPQSSPSLTVRSPLSYSNNPSAPPSPTGHLGQPNFPTNSIDQNTYLPDQTQAAALQQHFEHFTMGVEWAQIAQHLAESGCTWTTQLEMDSPVATTTLATYISSPNHTTNYTQSDMINVSGELGSGDAGYFSTSPQLVYQPRTPTSTQQLTPQTPNTPRIILTDFSANHGLSTPDFPRDDFDPNLFSEDDVLKHGLEPLDFGDLQMLTDSSTVLSDPAAEHHFRLD
- the LOC124308618 gene encoding CREB-regulated transcription coactivator 1-like isoform X1 — translated: MANPRKFSEKIALLNQKQAEETAAFEAIMREVSDVTSRVAGVASASNSVVASPTGCGAPGEVTPSVKSAGASPPLQSSGKHLRINIGNQFKAGGSLPNVNNNRNNNRSRGVEASNNKNGNGHGNGNNIANNNNDDSDNNKDDDDNDDDNNDRDNVDEDEDHLQPQNPTDSTGKETADIFPAGLYSVDLIKPTLNNAEESQANSTMYQSMDRSMNRSMDRNMDQSMERGRSMVGPMRSRPAEKRHDTSPYSGVPYLLSPPPDTWRRTNSDSALHQSVNDSCQMPSSMPHRRGSDAYPHMGDMGSEHRESHRGFMERPRSSCEMPRVPGINIYPSSQPPGQQIPIGNNTGSLPDLSNVHFPPPLQAPLDQEDHSSSTPYSTSPQTSSPTTLSPTSLQQARRLSFSQDHSPAHAQNHLSVPVNSRFLHTCKGVALDNSTSTSQQDLHSYTQPPPPAHSPQHFIYQQPHSPVQPQSPKSSQSHQPVNSLGSYRTPQTVSRPSPQSSPSLTVRSPLSYSNNPSAPPSPTGHLGQPNFPTNSIDQNTYLPDQTQAAALQQHFEHFTMGVEWAQIAQHLAESGCTWTTQLEMDSPVATTTLATYISSPNHTTNYTQSDMINVSGELGSGDAGYFSTSPQLVYQPRTPTSTQQLTPQTPNTPRIILTDFSANHGLSTPDFPRDDFDPNLFSEDDVLKHGLEPLDFGDLQMLTDSSTVLSDPAAEHHFRLD